From Caretta caretta isolate rCarCar2 chromosome 14, rCarCar1.hap1, whole genome shotgun sequence, the proteins below share one genomic window:
- the WFIKKN2 gene encoding WAP, Kazal, immunoglobulin, Kunitz and NTR domain-containing protein 2, whose translation MLLALFTRWMWILLGKTTVLLLLELPLEGKALPPIRYSHAGICPNEMNPNLWVDAQSTCKRECDTDLECETFEKCCPNVCGTKSCVAARYMDIKGKKGPVGMPKEATCDRFMCIQQGSECDIWDGQPVCKCKDRCEKEPSFTCASDGLTYYNKCYMDAEACTKGITLNVVTCRYHLTWPNTSPIPPETTVRPTTAYSETTITDILPPALVNNPVHQSVYVGETVSFLCDVTGRPKPEITWEKQIDSKEKIIMRPNHVRGNVVVTNIAQLVIYNTQLQDAGIYTCTAKNIGGLLRVDFPLSVVKGEPTSKEASQNKTHFPTDECLKQPDSEDCGEEQTRWYYDAKKNNCFTFIYGNCNSNLNHFETYENCMLTCMNGPINICNLPALQSHCKAYEPRWAYNSLTKQCQSFIYGGCGGNENNFESKEACEEMCPFPKNTHCKACKPRQKLVTSFCKSDFVILGHITELTEDQDSGHALVTVEEILKDEKMGLKFLGKEPLEITLLNMDWSCPCPNMTTVDGQLIIMGDVHNGMAVLQPDSFVGISSVRRVRKLREVIHKKTCELLKEFLGLH comes from the exons ATGTTGTTGGCATTATTCACTCGGTGGATGTGGATCTTGCTGGGGAAGACCACTGTCCTGTTGCTTCTGGAGCTTCCTCTAGAGGGTAAAGCTTTACCTCCAATACGGTATTCTCACGCTGGGATATGTCCAAATGAGATGAACCCCAACCTGTGGGTAGATGCCCAAAGCACCTGCAAGAGAGAGTGTGATACAGACCTG gAATGCGAGACCTTTGAGAAGTGCTGTCCTAATGTCTGTGGGACAAAGAGTTGTGTGGCAGCTCGGTACATGGACATCAAGGGGAAGAAAGGACCCGTCGGGATGCCCAAAGAGGCAACTTGTGACCGTTTCATGTGTATCCAGCAAGGCTCAGAGTGTGATATCTGGGATGGACAGCCTGTATGCAAATGCAAAGATAGGTGTGAAAAAGAGCCCAGTTTTACCTGTGCCTCCGATGGACTCACCTATTACAACAAGTGTTATATGGATGCAGAAGCTTGCACCAAAGGCATTACTCTAAATGTAGTCACTTGTCGGTACCATCTGACCTGGCCAAATACCAGCCCCATCCCACCAGAGACTACAGTGCGCCCTACCACAGCCTATTCAGAGACAACCATCACTGATATCCTGCCACCTGCTCTAGTTAACAATCCAGTCCATCAGTCAGTGTATGTGGGAGAGACTGTTAGCTTTCTTTGCGATGTCACAGGCAGACCCAAACCAGAAATTACTTGGGAGAAGCAAATAGACAGTAAGGAAAAAATCATTATGAGGCCAAATCACGTCAGGGGGAATGTTGTGGTTACCAACATTGCCCAGCTGGTAATCTATAACACCCAGCTGCAAGATGCAGGCATTTACACATGCACTGCAAAAAACATCGGTGGCCTTCTCAGGGTTGATTTCCCATTGTCAGTCGTCAAAGGAGAACCTACATCAAAAGAAGCGTcccaaaacaaaacccatttCCCAACCGATGAATGTCTGAAGCAGCCAGACAGTGAAGACTGTGGGGAAGAGCAGACCAGGTGGTATTATGATGCAAAGAAAAACAACTGCTTTACATTCATCTATGGGAACTGTAATAGCAACCTGAACCACTTTGAGACCTATGAGAACTGTATGTTAACGTGTATGAATGGCCCAATCAACATCTGCAACCTGCCAGCCCTTCAGAGTCATTGCAAAGCCTATGAGCCCAGATGGGCATACAACAGTTTGACAAAGCAATGCCAATCTTTCATTTATGGTGGCTGTGGAGGCAATGAGAATAACTTTGAGAGTAAAGAGGCCTGCGAAGAGATGTGTCCTTTCCCTAAGAACACGCACTGCAAAGCCTGCAAACCTCGCCAAAAGCTGGTGACAAGCTTCTGCAAAAGCGACTTTGTTATCCTAGGCCATATAACGGAACTAACCGAAGACCAAGACTCGGGACACGCCTTGGTGACAGTGGAGGAGATTCTAAAAGATGAAAAAATGGGATTAAAATTCCTGGGGAAGGAACCTCTAGAAATCACCCTTTTAAATATGGACTGGAGCTGCCCATGCCCCAATATGACCACAGTGGATGGTCAGCTTATCATCATGGGTGATGTCCACAATGGGATGGCCGTCCTGCAGCCAGACAGCTTTGTGGGCATCTCCAGTGTCCGGCGTGTACGAAAGCTCCGTGAAGTCATCCACAAGAAAACCTGTGAGCTTCTGAAAGAATTCTTAGGACTACACTAA